A portion of the Acanthopagrus latus isolate v.2019 chromosome 21, fAcaLat1.1, whole genome shotgun sequence genome contains these proteins:
- the opn7a gene encoding opsin 7, group member a — protein sequence MALLDEDVAFHSSIPVPLDITVAVVYSVFGVCSLFGNSTLLYISYKKKHLLKPAEYFIINLAVSDLGLTLSLYPMAITSSFYHRWLFGKTVCSIYAFCGMLFGLCSLTTLTLLSMVCFVKVCYPLYGNRFSPVHGRLLVACAWLYALLFACSPLAHWGKYGPEPYGTACCIDWRLSNQHTTARSYTVALFIFCYILPCCVIVASYTGILVTVQASRKNMEQHTSRQTHMSSIQIIIVKLSVAVCIGFFAAWSPYAVVSMWAAFGHIENIPPLAFAMPAMFAKSSTIYNPIIYLMLRPNFRRGVCRDLGTLRHTCLKGCLCSDGLAKCCCKPEIRVRLRTIHGQTNQFPLSNSSPQPPMVALQNHSCEKCKDAFECFRRYPQICGVNNPAANGDSSNPSKDQDTLVSQTHKQKTQSMSHKRSLLATMCAKRTSEIDNFHINLEMVPGQAKVAWP from the exons ATGGCGCTGTTAGATGAAGACGTTGCTTTCCACTCCAGCATACCTGTTCCACTGGATATAACGGTGGCTGTGGTCTACTCCGTGTTTG GAGTGTGTTCACTGTTTGGCAACAGCACACTTTTGTACATTTCCTACAAGAAAAAGCACCTTCTGAAACCCGCCGAGTACTTCATCATCAACCTCGCCGTCAGTGACTTGGGCCTGACTCTGTCCCTCTACCCCATGGCGATAACGTCGAGCTTCTACCACAG GTGGCTGTTTGGGAAAACGGTCTGCTCCATATACGCTTTTTGCGGCATGTTGTTCGGCCTCTGCAGTCTGACCACTCTAACCCTGCTAAGCATGGTGTGCTTCGTGAAAGTGTGTTATCCGCTCTATG GAAACAGGTTCAGCCCTGTTCACGGCCGTCTGCTCGTTGCCTGTGCTTGGCTTTATGCCCTGTTGTTTGCCTGCTCCCCACTGGCCCACTGGGGGAAATACGGACCGGAGCCTTATGGCACTGCCTGTTGCATTGACTGGCGCTTGTCCAATCAGCACACCACAGCACGATCTTACACCGTGGCACTATTCATCTTCTGCTACATCCTCCCATGCTGTGTTATTGTAGCATCCTACACAGGCATTCTGGTCACAGTGCAGGCATCTCGCAAGAATATGGAGCAGCACACATCAAGGCAGACGCACATGAGCAGCATCCAGATAATTATTGTTAAG CTAAGTGTTGCCGTCTGCATCGGTTTCTTTGCGGCATGGAGTCCATACGCTGTGGTGTCAATGTGGGCTGCCTTCGGACACATTGAGAACATCCCCCCTCTGGCATTTGCGATGCCAGCCATGTTTGCCAAATCCTCCACCATCTACAACCCAATCATCTACCTGATGCTGAGGCCGAACTTCCGCAGGGGGGTGTGCAGGGACCTGGGTACTCTACGCCACACCTGTCTGAAGGGCTGCCTCTGCTCCGACGGGCTGGCTAAGTGCTGCTGCAAGCCAGAGATCAGGGTCAGACTTCGCACAATCCACGGACAGACCAACCAATTCCCTTTATCCAACTCATCTCCTCAACCTCCTATGGTAGCATTACAGAACCACAGCTGTGAGAAGTGCAAGGATGCTTTCGAATGCTTCAGACGCTACCCTCAAATATGCGGTGTCAATAACCCTGCAGCCAATGGAGACTCGTCTAATCCATCTAAGGATCAAGACACTCTAGTTTCTCAAACACATAAGCAAAAGACCCAAAGCATGAGCCACAAAAGGTCTCTGCTGGCCACCATGTGCGCAAAAAGAACTTCAGAAATAGACAACTTCCATATTAATTTAGAGATGGTTCCAGGGCAGGCAAAAGTGGCTTGGccctga
- the si:ch73-40a17.3 gene encoding meprin A subunit beta → MAGRKSTGGLVLHIVLLLCGSTLCSPRAKLPDYDVDGGRDLDIFDINEEAGLNLVEGDIVLDETQTRNSIIGDQYRWPKTIPYYMEDDLEINAKGVILKAFEQYRLKTCIDFKPWSGEENYISIFKGSGCFSSVGNRKVGKQRLSIGKNCDRIATIEHEFLHALGFWHEQSRADRDDYVEIMWDRISEGKEHNFNTYDDTTSSSLGVPYDYGSMMHYSKNAFRNGTEPTIVTKIPAFSDVIGQRMEFSDSDLLKLHRLYNCTKGSTFLDSCDFERENICGMIQGPGDKADWIRVSTAAGGPSTDYSNMGKCTGSGYFMHFNTGTANTGDTALLESRLVYPKRGYQCLQFFYYNSAGPSDTLKIYVREYDSANLSGTLRLIKTIDGSPQELWQLHHVSLDAKKKFRVVFQGAKEGSGPSTGGMSLDDINLSETTCPEFVWRVKNFSDVMDKTPADTPIFSPPFTSKEGYTFQMGLYPSGKADYPGELSAYAHLVAREGDTGQTWPCPWKQITMMLMDQHPHIQKRMSNQRSVTTDPNMTATDSNQFFWDDPRKVGVEVTDTDGSKYFRGPGAGTPVYLTHLRAKSRDFIKGGDAIFLLTMEDVSHLTGVQPPPSVSPAPGTTAAPGVCSNVECLNNGVCVVDGGMPECRCDVGDDWWYYGNRCQNKGSIKDKTTLALASSLSVLAAMLIITLVTVICLKKKYKKRANDDGVIMRNTGATC, encoded by the exons ATGGCGGGGAGAAAATCTACTGGTGGACTCGTTCTTCACATCGTCCTCCTCTTATGTGGCTCTACCCTTTGCTCG CCCAGAGCAAAACTACCAG ACTATGATGTCGATGGTGGAAGGGATCTCGACATTTTTGACATCAACGAAG AGGCAGGCCTGAATCTTGTGGAGGGAGACATCGTGCTTGATGAG ACGCAAACACGGAATTCCATTATTGGGGATCAGTACAGGTGGCCGAAGACGATCCCATACTACATGGAGGATGACCTGG aGATCAATGCCAAAGGTGTGATTCTGAAGGCCTTCGAGCAGTACCGGCTCAAGACCTGCATCGACTTCAAGCCTTGGAGCGGAGAGGAAAACTACATCTCCATCTTTAAAGGGAGTGG CTGCTTCTCCTCTGTTGGAAACCGTAAAGTTGGGAAGCAGAGATTGTCAATAGGGAAAAACTGTGACCGCATCGCCACCATCGAACACGAGTTCCTTCACGCTCTTGGTTTCTGGCATGAGCAGTCCAGGGCCGACCGCGACGATTACGTCGAAATCATGTGGGACCGCATCTCAGAGG GGAAGGAGCACAACTTTAACACCTACGATGACACCACCTCAAGCTCCCTGGGCGTGCCCTACGACTACGGATCCATGATGCACTACAGTAAAAACGCCTTCCGCAATGGCACCGAGCCCACCATCGTTACCAAGATCCCCGCTTTCAGTGACGTCATCGGCCAGCGCATGGAGTTCAGTGACAGCGACCTGCTCAAGCTGCACCGCCTCTACAACTGCA CAAAAGGCTCCACGTTCCTGGACTCATGTGACTTTGAACGCGAGAACATCTGCGGTATGATCCAGGGCCCGGGGGATAAGGCAGACTGGATCAGAGTctccacagctgctggaggGCCCAGCACCGACTACTCCAACATGGGCAAATGCACTG GCTCGGGGTATTTTATGCACTTCAACACCGGCACCGCAAACACTGGGGATACAGCTCTACTGGAGAGCAGGCTTGTTTACCCCAAAAGAGGATATCAGTGTCTTCAGTTCTTCTACTACAACAGCGCCGGCCCCAGCGACACACTGAAGATCTACGTGCGAGAGTACGACAGCGCTAACCTCAGTGGAACACTACGTCTTATAAAGACCATAGATG GATCCCCTCAGGAGCTTTGGCAGCTGCACCACGTCAGTCTAGACGCCAAAAAGAAATTCCGCGTTGTCTTCCAAGGGGCCAAAGAGGGTTCGGGGCCCTCGACAGGAGGAATGTCCCTGGATGATATCAACCTCTCTGAGACCACCTGCCCAGAGTTTGTATGGCGAGTGAAGAACTTCAGTGATGTCATGGATAAGACCCCGGCAGACACACCTATCTTCAGCCCCCCGTTCACCTCAAAGGAGGGTTACACCTTCCAAATGGGGCTCTACCCCAGCGGTAAGGCAGACTACCCTGGTGAGTTGTCGGCCTACGCTCATCTGGTGGCCCGTGAAGGTGACACCGGACAGACATGGCCATGTCCCTGGAAACAGATCACCATGATGCTGATGGACCAGCACCCACACATCCAAAAGCGCATGTCTAACCAGCGCAGTGTCACCACTGACCCCAACATGACGGCAACAG ACTCCAACCAGTTTTTCTGGGATGACCCGCGCAAGGTGGGGGTCGAGGTCACAGACACAGATGGGTCCAAGTACTTCCGAGGGCCAGGCGCCGGCACCCCGGTGTATCTCACCCACCTCAGAGCAAAGAGCAGGGATTTTATAAAAGGAGGAGACGCCATCTTTCTCCTCACCATGGAGG ATGTGTCTCATCTGACAGGGGTGCAGCCTCCACCGTCAGTAAGCCCCGCCCCCGGCACCACTGCAGCCCCTGGCGTCTGCTCAAATGTGGAATGTCTGAATAATGGAGTCTGCGTGGTGGACGGGGGGATGCCTGAATGCAG GTGTGATGTGGGTGATGACTGGTGGTACTATGGAAACCGCTGTCAGAACAAGGGCTCCATCAAGGATAAGACCACCCTTGCActtgcctcctctctgtctgtgctggcaGCAATGCTGATCATCACATTAGTCACTGTCATCTGTTTGAAGAAGAAGTATAAGAAACGTGCCAATGATGACGGTGTCATCATGAGAAACACTGGTGCCACCTGTTGA